A region from the Musa acuminata AAA Group cultivar baxijiao chromosome BXJ1-10, Cavendish_Baxijiao_AAA, whole genome shotgun sequence genome encodes:
- the LOC135595030 gene encoding sucrose transport protein SUT1-like codes for MPGRRRGGHGGEVELSGSNGDDNGAAGPAPQQISLVRLIFSCMVAGGVQYGWALQLSLLTPYVQTLGLSHALSSIMWLCGPVAGFVVQPCVGLWSDKCRSRFGRRRPFLLAGCTMICVAVIVVGFSSDIGHALGDTKEHCSVYHGPRWHAAIVYVLGFWLLDLSNNAVQGPARALMADLSGTHGCNAANAIFCSWMAVGNILGYSSGSSGTWHKWFPFLLTRSCCEACANLKGAFLIAVVFLLICLVVTLIVAKEVPLGDPAQSGAKLNSKDGQAQSQNEDRVSFIDIFKAFKNLPPGMPSVLLVTSLTWLSWFPFILYDTDWMGREVYHGNPSGTPAQIDAYDRGVRQGALGLLLNSVVLMITSLLIEPMCRKLTPRIVWVISNMTMFAGMAGTTIISTWSIRNFHGSVQNVITADGEVRAAALATFAALGFPLAVLYSVPFAVTAQLVVNEGGGQGLCTGVLNISVVIPQVIIALGAGPWDSLFGKGNIPAFALASAIAFVAGVVGMLKLPRLSRKNFKSVGMAGGH; via the exons ATGCCGGGGCGCAGGAGGGGAGGCCACGGCGGCGAGGTGGAGCTCTCGGGTTCCAACGGCGACGACAACGGCGCGGCCGGCCCGGCGCCGCAGCAGATAAGCTTGGTGAGGCTCATCTTCTCGTGCATGGTTGCCGGCGGGGTGCAATACGGCTGGGCGCTGCAACTGTCCCTCCTCACGCCTTACGTGCAG ACGTTGGGACTCTCGCATGCTCTCTCCTCTATCATGTGGCTCTGTGGCCCTGTTGCAGGCTTTGTG GTTCAGCCTTGCGTTGGCCTGTGGAGCGATAAATGTCGTTCGAGGTTTGGGAGGAGGAGGCCTTTCCTCCTCGCTGGATGCACAATGATCTGTGTTGCT GTGATCGTGGTCGGGTTTTCTTCTGACATTGGACATGCTCTTGGTGACACGAAAGAGCATTGCAG TGTGTATCATGGTCCTCGGTGGCATGCAGCGATAGTCTATGTTCTTGGATTCTGGTTACTGGATCTTTCCAATAATGCAGTTCAA GGTCCAGCTCGGGCGCTCATGGCTGATCTCTCGG GAACTCATGGATGCAACGCAGCAAATGCTATATTCTGTTCATGGATGGCTGTCGGAAACATCTTAGGATATTCTTCTGGTTCTAGCGGAACCTGGCACAA GTGGTTCCCTTTCTTGTTGACAAGGTCTTGCTGTGAAGCTTGTGCAAACCTGAAGGGTGCATTTCTGATTGCTGTG GTCTTTCTTCTCATCTGTTTGGTGGTGACTCTAATTGTTGCTAAGGAGGTTCCTCTGGGTGATCCTGCTCAATCCGGCGCAAAGCTCAACTCGAAAGATGGTCAAGCGCAGAGCCAGAATGAGGATAGAGTCAGCTTTATCGATATCTTTAAGGCCTTCAAGAACTTGCCTCCGGGAATGCCTTCGGTCCTCCTTGTCACTTCCCTCACCTGG CTTTCATGGTTTCCTTTCATCCTTTACGACACCGATTGGATGGGCCGCGAAGTCTACCATGGAAACCCAAGTGGAACTCCTGCGCAGATCGATGCTTATGATCGCGGTGTTCGACAAGGCGCATTGGGTTTGCTGCTGAATTCG gttGTGCTGATGATCACTTCCTTACTGATCGAACCAATGTGCCGAAAGTTGACTCCAAGAATTGTTTGGGTGATCAGCAACATGACCATGTTTGCCGGCATGGCTGGCACTACAATCATAAGTACTTGGTCCATTAGAAACTTCCATGGCTCAGTCCAGAACGTGATCACAGCAGATGGTGAAGTGAGAGCTGCAGCTCTGGCCACATTTGCAGCTCTTGGTTTTCCTCTTGCT gttctgtaCAGTGTTCCTTTTGCTGTTACAGCACAGTTGGTTGTGAATGAGGGTGGCGGCCAAG GGCTTTGCACTGGAGTTTTGAACATTTCGGTTGTCATCCCGCAG GTGATCATAGCTCTCGGTGCAGGCCCATGGGATTCTCTCTTCGGGAAGGGGAACATTCCTGCCTTCGCTCTGGCATCTGCAATCGCCTTCGTTGCCGGCGTGGTCGGAATGTTAAAGCTTCCAAGGCTCTCTAGGAAGAACTTCAAGAGTGTTGGTATGGCTGGTGGACACTGA
- the LOC135595898 gene encoding homeobox-leucine zipper protein HOX21-like isoform X2, whose amino-acid sequence MMACNGMASSSSFPSNFMFHTETPYEEGNQLTAPLGSLLHTGPQDLRGVAPVMGKRSISFPGIESCEEMNADDDLSDDGWQAGEKKKRLNIEQVRTLEKNFELGNKLEPERKMQLARALGLRPRQVAIWFQNRRARWKTKQLEKDYDVLKRQFEAIKTENEALQSQNKKLRAEILAFRGTETSDMINLNKETEGSCSNRSENSSEINIDISRTSVIESSLPPHQILPYFPSIRPADINQLLHNSCKPEFQCAKVENEAPEVSFSNLLGSMGEQSALWSWPDHHHFH is encoded by the exons ATGATGGCCTGCAATGGAatggcctcttcctcctccttcccctcGAACTTCATGTTCCATACGGAGACACCCTATGAAGAAGGGAACCAACTCACAGCCCCTCTCGGCTCCCTCCTCCATACCGGTCCGCAAGACCTCAGAG GTGTGGCTCCGGTGATGGGGAAGAGATCCATATCCTTCCCGGGGATCGAGAGCTGCGAGGAGATGAACGCCGACGATGACTTGTCGGATGATGGTTGGCAAgcaggggagaagaagaagaggctcaACATAGAGCAGGTGAGGACATTGGAGAAGAACTTTGAGCTGGGGAACAAACTGGAGCCTGAGAGGAAAATGCAGCTGGCCAGGGCTCTTGGGCTGCGGCCGAGGCAAGTGGCCATCTGGTTCCAGAACAGGCGAGCAAGGTGGAAGACAAAGCAATTGGAGAAGGACTATGATGTGCTCAAGAGGCAGTTTGAGGCCATCAAAACAGAGAACGAGGCTCTCCAATCCCAGAACAAGAAACTCCGAGCTGAG ATTTTGGCATTCAGAGGTACAGAAACATCGGATATGATCAATCTCAACAAAGAAACTGAAGGTTCTTGCAGCAATAGAAGTGAGAACAGCTCAGAGATCAACATAGATATCTCAAGAACATCAGTGATTGAGAGCTCCCTGCCTCCTCACCAAATCTTGCCATACTTCCCATCAATTAGGCCAGCCGACATAAACCAGCTCCTCCACAACTCCTGCAAGCCAGAATTCCAATGTGCCAAGGTAGAGAATGAAGCCCCAGAAGTCAGCTTCAGCAACTTGTTGGGCAGCATGGGAGAACAATCTGCCCTCTGGTCATGGCCAGATCACCACCACTTTCATTAG
- the LOC135595898 gene encoding homeobox-leucine zipper protein HOX21-like isoform X1, whose translation MMACNGMASSSSFPSNFMFHTETPYEEGNQLTAPLGSLLHTGPQDLRGGVAPVMGKRSISFPGIESCEEMNADDDLSDDGWQAGEKKKRLNIEQVRTLEKNFELGNKLEPERKMQLARALGLRPRQVAIWFQNRRARWKTKQLEKDYDVLKRQFEAIKTENEALQSQNKKLRAEILAFRGTETSDMINLNKETEGSCSNRSENSSEINIDISRTSVIESSLPPHQILPYFPSIRPADINQLLHNSCKPEFQCAKVENEAPEVSFSNLLGSMGEQSALWSWPDHHHFH comes from the exons ATGATGGCCTGCAATGGAatggcctcttcctcctccttcccctcGAACTTCATGTTCCATACGGAGACACCCTATGAAGAAGGGAACCAACTCACAGCCCCTCTCGGCTCCCTCCTCCATACCGGTCCGCAAGACCTCAGAGGTG GTGTGGCTCCGGTGATGGGGAAGAGATCCATATCCTTCCCGGGGATCGAGAGCTGCGAGGAGATGAACGCCGACGATGACTTGTCGGATGATGGTTGGCAAgcaggggagaagaagaagaggctcaACATAGAGCAGGTGAGGACATTGGAGAAGAACTTTGAGCTGGGGAACAAACTGGAGCCTGAGAGGAAAATGCAGCTGGCCAGGGCTCTTGGGCTGCGGCCGAGGCAAGTGGCCATCTGGTTCCAGAACAGGCGAGCAAGGTGGAAGACAAAGCAATTGGAGAAGGACTATGATGTGCTCAAGAGGCAGTTTGAGGCCATCAAAACAGAGAACGAGGCTCTCCAATCCCAGAACAAGAAACTCCGAGCTGAG ATTTTGGCATTCAGAGGTACAGAAACATCGGATATGATCAATCTCAACAAAGAAACTGAAGGTTCTTGCAGCAATAGAAGTGAGAACAGCTCAGAGATCAACATAGATATCTCAAGAACATCAGTGATTGAGAGCTCCCTGCCTCCTCACCAAATCTTGCCATACTTCCCATCAATTAGGCCAGCCGACATAAACCAGCTCCTCCACAACTCCTGCAAGCCAGAATTCCAATGTGCCAAGGTAGAGAATGAAGCCCCAGAAGTCAGCTTCAGCAACTTGTTGGGCAGCATGGGAGAACAATCTGCCCTCTGGTCATGGCCAGATCACCACCACTTTCATTAG
- the LOC108951524 gene encoding transcription factor MYB124-like isoform X1, translated as MQGLEKENNPISVAPSAKPPAKKDRHIVTWTSQEDDLLREHIALHGTDNWTSIAALFKDKTSRQCRRRWYTYLNSECKKGGWSAEEDMLLCEAQKIFGNRWTEIAKVVSGRTDNAVKNRFSTLCKKRVKLEASSKENKGSSFDQSNKRVIVQDGYAAAVARESSTSNKQIRYHVLHPKEINEGNKRFLGEHGPEQNQLRPPLAVLVQNSDTLNGLTENLRGPLYDVSNKDNQGTFIRRDDPKLTALLQQAELLTSLSKKVNAENTNQSFDEAWKELQDYLIQTEDSGSLRRKLSGMGCMLDELRDLIEDLNSNKEEEQQPLSQFIRQLDSHEDSQGSSGCSTGSTHDLNSAQGKSNPQYEDCSLQTDNEVSYLNDDAACSSMTASPEAILSVSEMPKDEVVSGCALSEFASPLQTIPPFQSFTDGIPSPVFTSSERHFLLNVLDLSSPATNTNSSKQPSCKRALLDTFKPS; from the exons ATGCAGGGATTGGAGAAGGAGAACAACCCCATCTCAGTCGCTCCTTCGGCGAAGCCGCCTGCGAAGAAGGATCGGCATATCGTTACCTGGACGTCTCAG GAGGATGATTTGCTCCGGGAACACATTGCTCTTCACGGAACCGACAA TTGGACAAGTATCGCAGCTTTATTCAAGGATAAGACCAGCAGACAGTGCCGGAGAAG ATGGTACACCTACTTGAATTCAGAGTGTAAGAAAGGTGGGTGGTCAGCGGAGGAGGATATGCTCTTATGTGAG GCGCAGAAGATTTTCGGGAACAGATGGACAGAGATTGCAAAGGTGGTCTCAGGAAG AACTGATAATGCCGTAAAGAACCGGTTCTCCACCCTCTGCAAGAAAAGGGTAAAGCTTGAGGCTTCTTCCAAGGAGAATAAGGGTTCATCGTTTGATCAAAGTAATAAGAGGGTTATAGTTCAAGATGGCTATGCTGCAGCAGTGGCGAGGGAGTCATCAACATCCAATAAGCAGATCAG ATACCATGTGCTTCATCCCAAGGAGATTAATGAAGGGAATAAGAGATTTCTTGGGGAACATGGACCGGAACAAAATCAACTAAGACCACCTCTAGCAGTGCTTGTTCAGAACTCTGATACTTTAAATGGTTTGACAGAAAACCTGAGAGGACCTCTATACGATG TTTCCAACAAAGATAATCAAGGAACCTTTATCAGGAGAGATGATCCAAAACTAACAGCCTTGTTGCAACAAGCTGAATTGCTTACATCCCTTTCCAAGAAAGTCAATGCTGAAAATACCAACCAGAGTTTCGACGAGGCATGGAAG GAACTTCAAGATTACTTGATCCAAACTGAAGACAGTGGGTCACTGAGAAGAAAATTATCTGGAATGGGTTGTATGCTAGATGAGCTCAGAGACTTGATAGAGGATTTGAATAGCAACAAAGAAGAGGAGCAACAGCCATTGAG TCAATTTATCAGGCAACTTGATTCTCATGAGGATTCTCAAGGGAGTTCTGGGTGCAGCACAGGCTCAACCCACGACTTGAATTCTGCACAAGGTAAAAGCAATCCTCAGTATGAGGATTGTTCACTGCAGACGGATAATGAGGTCAGTTATCTTAATGATGACGCCGCATGTTCCAGCATGACTGCTTCTCCAG AGGCAATCTTATCGGTGTCTGAAATGCCAAAGGATGAAGTTGTGAGTGGTTGTGCACTCTCAGAATTTGCATCTCCCCTCCAGACAATCCCACCTTTCCAGTCGTTTACAGATGGAATTCCAAGCCCAGTTTTTACTTCAAGT GAGCGACATTTCCTACTTAATGTGCTTGATTTGTCATCTCCGGCCACCAACACAAACTCCAGTAAGCAGCCATCCTGCAAAAGGGCTCTTCTTGATACCTTCAAGCCATCCTAG
- the LOC108951524 gene encoding transcription factor MYB88-like isoform X2: MLLCEAQKIFGNRWTEIAKVVSGRTDNAVKNRFSTLCKKRVKLEASSKENKGSSFDQSNKRVIVQDGYAAAVARESSTSNKQIRYHVLHPKEINEGNKRFLGEHGPEQNQLRPPLAVLVQNSDTLNGLTENLRGPLYDVSNKDNQGTFIRRDDPKLTALLQQAELLTSLSKKVNAENTNQSFDEAWKELQDYLIQTEDSGSLRRKLSGMGCMLDELRDLIEDLNSNKEEEQQPLSQFIRQLDSHEDSQGSSGCSTGSTHDLNSAQGKSNPQYEDCSLQTDNEVSYLNDDAACSSMTASPEAILSVSEMPKDEVVSGCALSEFASPLQTIPPFQSFTDGIPSPVFTSSERHFLLNVLDLSSPATNTNSSKQPSCKRALLDTFKPS; encoded by the exons ATGCTCTTATGTGAG GCGCAGAAGATTTTCGGGAACAGATGGACAGAGATTGCAAAGGTGGTCTCAGGAAG AACTGATAATGCCGTAAAGAACCGGTTCTCCACCCTCTGCAAGAAAAGGGTAAAGCTTGAGGCTTCTTCCAAGGAGAATAAGGGTTCATCGTTTGATCAAAGTAATAAGAGGGTTATAGTTCAAGATGGCTATGCTGCAGCAGTGGCGAGGGAGTCATCAACATCCAATAAGCAGATCAG ATACCATGTGCTTCATCCCAAGGAGATTAATGAAGGGAATAAGAGATTTCTTGGGGAACATGGACCGGAACAAAATCAACTAAGACCACCTCTAGCAGTGCTTGTTCAGAACTCTGATACTTTAAATGGTTTGACAGAAAACCTGAGAGGACCTCTATACGATG TTTCCAACAAAGATAATCAAGGAACCTTTATCAGGAGAGATGATCCAAAACTAACAGCCTTGTTGCAACAAGCTGAATTGCTTACATCCCTTTCCAAGAAAGTCAATGCTGAAAATACCAACCAGAGTTTCGACGAGGCATGGAAG GAACTTCAAGATTACTTGATCCAAACTGAAGACAGTGGGTCACTGAGAAGAAAATTATCTGGAATGGGTTGTATGCTAGATGAGCTCAGAGACTTGATAGAGGATTTGAATAGCAACAAAGAAGAGGAGCAACAGCCATTGAG TCAATTTATCAGGCAACTTGATTCTCATGAGGATTCTCAAGGGAGTTCTGGGTGCAGCACAGGCTCAACCCACGACTTGAATTCTGCACAAGGTAAAAGCAATCCTCAGTATGAGGATTGTTCACTGCAGACGGATAATGAGGTCAGTTATCTTAATGATGACGCCGCATGTTCCAGCATGACTGCTTCTCCAG AGGCAATCTTATCGGTGTCTGAAATGCCAAAGGATGAAGTTGTGAGTGGTTGTGCACTCTCAGAATTTGCATCTCCCCTCCAGACAATCCCACCTTTCCAGTCGTTTACAGATGGAATTCCAAGCCCAGTTTTTACTTCAAGT GAGCGACATTTCCTACTTAATGTGCTTGATTTGTCATCTCCGGCCACCAACACAAACTCCAGTAAGCAGCCATCCTGCAAAAGGGCTCTTCTTGATACCTTCAAGCCATCCTAG
- the LOC135595899 gene encoding probable serine/threonine-protein kinase PBL3, with amino-acid sequence MSPCGNPHPTRSSTRALWLSLSLSPSSSSRSSCLCFPRGPLQRNVWERKGTSFRSSGKVSFCCFLAGKRESMGNCVISSSRVESAHTPRNASYPPKVVASKRSLFSVSSSRATFSSPSTLSVPSFSDKTSNGNLSTPRTEGEILSSSQLKAFTFNELRNATRNFRPDSLLGEGGFGYVYKGWIDEQSFSATKPGCGMVVAVKKLKPESFQGHKEWLTEVDYLGQLHHPNLVKLIGYCSEGDSKLLVYEFMPKGSLENHLFRRSAQPLSWTTRIKVAIGAARGLTFLHDAESQVIYRDFKASNILLDSEFNAKLSDFGLAKAGPTGDRTHVSTQVIGTHGYAAPEYIATGRLSVKADVYSFGVVLLELLSGRRAVDKSKLGIEQNLVEWAKPCLGDKRKVFRIMDTRLEGQYPKNGALVVSMLALQCIDHEAKLRPRMSHVLASLEQLQDPKSAAFPPQADRHKTSCAISKSPTTHRHSSLHPAAAVRSPLPPIAITTGTLS; translated from the exons ATGTCTCCCTGTGGAAACCCACACCCCACGCGGTCCTCCACTCGGGCTCTctggctttctctctctctctctccgtcttcTTCTTCTCGCTCCTCTTGCCTCTGTTTCCCCCGCGGACCGCTGCAGAGAAACGTCTGGGAGAGGAAAGGAACGAGCTTTCGGTCGAGCGGAAAGGTTTCTTTCTGCTGCTTTCTGGCGGGGAAAAGGGAATCGATGGGGAACTGCGTGATCTCTTCGTCGCGGGTCGAGAGCGCCCACACCCCGCGGAATGCCTCAT ATCCTCCAAAGGTCGTCGCCAGTAAAAGAAGTTTATTTTCAGTTTCTTCATCTCGGGCAACATTCTCGTCCCCTTCAACTCTGTCTGTGCCTTCTTTTAGCGATAAGACGAGCAACGGGAATCTTTCTACACCAAGAACTGAAGGCGAAATATTATCCTCCTCACAGTTGAAGGCTTTCACGTTCAATGAGTTGAGAAATGCCACTAGGAACTTCCGCCCTGACAGCCTTCTAGGGGAAGGAGGATTCGGTTATGTCTACAAAGGTTGGATCGATGAACAAAGTTTTTCTGCTACGAAGCCTGGATGCGGAATGGTTGTTGCTGTCAAGAAGCTTAAGCCTGAAAGTTTCCAAGGGCACAAGGAATGGCTG ACAGAGGTTGATTATCTAGGTCAGCTTCACCATCCAAATTTGGTTAAGCTCATCGGGTACTGTTCAGAGGGTGACAGTAAACTTCTGGTCTATGAATTCATGCCAAAAGGCAGCTTGGAAAATCATCTGTTCAGAA GAAGTGCTCAACCACTATCATGGACGACAAGGATCAAGGTTGCAATTGGAGCTGCTAGAGGGCTCACCTTTTTGCATGACGCTGAATCTCAAGTTATATATCGAGATTTTAAGGCCTCCAACATTCTGCTTGACTCG GAGTTTAACGCCAAGCTTTCAGACTTTGGCTTGGCAAAAGCTGGACCAACCGGAGATAGAACTCATGTGTCGACCCAAGTCATAGGCACTCATGGATATGCAGCTCCAGAATATATCGCAACAG GTAGACTTTCGGTGAAAGCTGACGTCTACAGTTTCGGGGTTGTACTATTGGAGCTCTTGTCTGGGCGTCGAGCCGTCGACAAATCAAAGCTGGGCATAGAGCAGAACCTGGTGGAATGGGCGAAACCCTGTTTGGGTGACAAGCGGAAAGTATTCCGGATCATGGACACAAGGCTGGAAGGGCAGTATCCAAAGAATGGAGCTCTTGTTGTTTCCATGCTTGCTTTGCAATGTATCGACCATGAGGCCAAACTCCGGCCTCGTATGTCTCATGTCTTGGCCTCACTGGAGCAATTGCAAGATCCCAAATCTGCAGCGTTTCCTCCGCAAGCTGATCGACACAAGACCTCCTGTGCCATCTCCAAGTCACCAACGACGCATCGTCATTCGTCGCTACACCCAGCGGCGGCCGTAAGGTCTCCATTGCCCCCGATAGCGATCACCACTGGAACACTAAGCTAG
- the LOC108951547 gene encoding uncharacterized protein LOC108951547: MVAGGGTSTSPTCSSSLILLLLLLSSLTSPSSVQGGHDGGEEAKGNEMRHERAEQQQQQGPQPVERAIGLTRSASRWDTIRTWAKLACMNLRPPDSTERYGRGESSAWEVVKEAASRSFETSKGAVEHAAESAAKVAEKAAHKTKEKAKRTVSKPSGKPDAEL, encoded by the exons ATGGTTGCCGGCGGGGGAACCTCCACGTCGCCGACATGCTCCTCctccctcatcctcctcctcctcctgctctcttcGCTAACATCCCCATCATCAGTCCAAGGTGGCCATGACGGTGGAGAGGAGGCCAAGGGGAATGAGATGCGGCACGAGAGagcagagcagcagcagcagcaggggcCGCAGCCGGTGGAGAGGGCCATCGGCCTCACTAGATCTGCAAGCCGGTGGGATACCATCAGGACATGGGCCAAGCTTGCCTGCATGAATCTTCGGCCACCTGATTCaac GGAAAGATATGGAAGGGGTGAGTCGAGTGCATGGGAAGTGGTGAAAGAAGCAGCGTCGAGGAGCTTCGAGACGAGCAAAGGGGCAGTGGAGCACGCGGCGGAGTCGGCGGCGAAGGTCGCAGAGAAGGCGGCTCACAAGACCAAGGAGAAGGCGAAGAGGACTGTGTCGAAGCCTAGTGGGAAACCTGATGCAGAGCTTTAG
- the LOC135595900 gene encoding uncharacterized protein LOC135595900, whose protein sequence is MGMMDFDMTDPSKGKQHFTSLLVTEAGDFLRSGTSSILGHTTLCLNHSSYETSRTGGTVCSQNNHELSAVDDGCRLVLGLGPSPTSYTSGCCIADGTSKTREPATSTNQSWSLETDNGMLELGLSRGNVESMVNAGGIVTSSSKSKQTSMEKHHMIPIVDESSKSGKRNSGGYMPALLFAPRLTSSGGMGDVPGTFNRSDIGADASTDNDRLQHKLHQSTTGHSSAADSSAGVPQRTHHHHRRPKKCMFKGCSKGARGASGLCIGHGGGQRCQRPGCNKGAESRTAFCKAHGGGRRCQMLGCTKSVEGKTDFCIAHGGGCRCIHPGCTKAARGKSSLCIGHGGGKRCTVEGCIRSAEGQPGLCISHGGGRRCQYPDCRKGAQGSTKYCKAHGGGRRCMFQGCPKGAEGSTPLCKGHGGGKRCLFKGGGVCPKSVHGGTRFCVAHGGGKRCSFAGCTKSARGRTDCCVLHGGGKRCHFQGCNKSAQGRTDFCKAHGGGKRCAWASGCDKFARGRSGLCAAHGTMMAAQQERQAGETLGLIGAGLFQGLVSSYVIVGSSSVSESVESHSNSGGQQQLHIPPQVLVPLSMKSPASSSVSIGFGGGGGGDGGGGDSQEKKSCGFVVPEGRVHGGSLLSLLGGSFKNALDAGLV, encoded by the coding sequence ATGGGTATGATGGATTTCGACATGACAGATCCATCAAAGGGAAAGCAACATTTTACGAGTCTCTTAGTGACTGAAGCAGGGGACTTCTTAAGATCTGGCACAAGCTCCATCCTGGGTCACACAACATTGTGTCTCAACCACTCAAGCTATGAAACCAGCAGAACTGGTGGAACAGTATGTTCTCAGAACAATCATGAGCTTTCTGCTGTGGATGATGGTTGTCGTTTGGTTCTTGGGTTGGGTCCAAGTCCAACTTCTTATACTTCAGGATGTTGCATTGCTGACGGAACAAGCAAAACAAGAGAACCTGCCACTTCCACCAACCAAAGTTGGAGCCTGGAAACCGATAATGGCATGTTAGAACTGGGACTTTCAAGAGGAAATGTGGAATCAATGGTCAATGCAGGGGGCATAGTAACTTCCTCTTCTAAGTCCAAGCAAACATCCATGGAAAAGCATCACATGATTCCAATTGTTGACGAGAGCTCAAAATCAGGCAAGAGAAACTCGGGCGGGTACATGCCAGCTCTCCTATTTGCCCCAAGGCTGACGAGTTCTGGTGGTATGGGAGATGTTCCAGGGACATTTAATCGATCAGATATTGGAGCTGATGCATCCACTGATAATGATCGTCTTCAACATAAGCTTCACCAGAGTACCACTGGTCACTCCTCTGCTGCTGACTCATCAGCTGGTGTTCCTCAaagaactcatcatcatcatcgtcgtcctaAGAAATGCATGTTCAAGGGCTGTTCGAAAGGTGCAAGGGGGGCATCTGGTCTCTGCATTGGCCATGGAGGTGGGCAACGGTGCCAGAGACCTGGGTGCAACAAGGGTGCCGAGAGCAGGACAGCTTTCTGCAAAGCTCATGGAGGAGGCAGGAGATGCCAAATGCTTGGATGCACCAAGAGTGTAGAGGGTAAGACGGATTTCTGTATTGCTCATGGAGGTGGGTGCCGGTGCATTCATCCAGGATGCACCAAAGCCGCACGAGGGAAGTCCAGTTTGTGCATCGGCCATGGAGGGGGGAAAAGGTGCACCGTAGAGGGTTGCATCCGAAGCGCCGAGGGCCAGCCAGGGCTATGCATCTCCCACGGTGGAGGGCGTAGGTGTCAGTATCCTGATTGCCGGAAAGGTGCACAGGGGAGTACCAAGTACTGCAAAGCTCACGGTGGTGGACGACGATGCATGTTTCAGGGTTGTCCTAAAGGAGCCGAGGGAAGCACACCCCTGTGCAAGGGGCATGGTGGTGGTAAGCGATGCCTTTTCAAAGGTGGTGGTGTATGCCCAAAGAGTGTCCATGGTGGCACACGATTCTGCGTGGCTCATGGAGGGGGTAAGAGGTGTTCTTTTGCCGGATGTACAAAGAGCGCCCGTGGCCGCACCGATTGCTGTGTGCTGCACGGTGGAGGGAAGCGATGCCACTTCCAGGGATGCAACAAGAGTGCGCAGGGGAGAACCGATTTCTGCAAAGCGCACGGTGGCGGGAAACGGTGTGCGTGGGCCTCAGGGTGCGACAAGTTTGCAAGGGGGAGGAGTGGACTCTGTGCAGCTCATGGTACTATGATGGCCGCTCAGCAGGAGCGCCAGGCTGGGGAGACCTTGGGATTGATCGGTGCGGGCCTCTTCCAAGGGCTTGTTTCCTCATACGTCATAGTCGGAAGTAGCTCTGTTTCGGAGAGCGTCGAGTCGCATTCCAACTCTGGAGGACAGCAGCAGCTTCACATTCCACCGCAGGTTCTGGTTCCCTTGTCAATGAAGTCTCCGGCGTCGTCCTCAGTATCAATTGGTTTCGGTGGAGGTGGCGGTGGCGATGGCGGTGGCGGCGACAGCCAGGAGAAGAAGAGCTGCGGATTTGTGGTGCCGGAAGGGAGGGTGCACGGTGGGAGCTTGCTGTCTCTTCTTGGTGGGAGCTTCAAGAATGCTTTGGATGCCGGGCTGGTTTGA